A region of Subdoligranulum variabile DNA encodes the following proteins:
- the dtd gene encoding D-aminoacyl-tRNA deacylase has translation MRAVIQRVTEASVTVNGGPARAIGPGLVILLGVRETDDPAIIPKLAEKCAHLRIFEDEAGKLNRSAVELGYEALVVSNFTLYGDTAKGKRPSFSHAAKADLAVPCYEQFLSEISRQGLKGVQHGEFGADMQIRLLNDGPVTIVIDTDEWKK, from the coding sequence ATGCGAGCAGTGATCCAGCGTGTAACCGAAGCATCGGTCACCGTCAACGGCGGCCCGGCGCGTGCCATCGGTCCGGGTCTTGTGATCTTGCTGGGGGTGCGGGAAACCGACGATCCGGCCATCATTCCAAAACTTGCTGAAAAATGTGCGCATCTGCGCATTTTTGAAGACGAAGCCGGCAAACTCAACCGCAGCGCGGTAGAACTGGGCTATGAGGCGTTGGTGGTCTCCAATTTTACGCTGTACGGGGACACTGCCAAGGGAAAGCGCCCCAGCTTCAGCCATGCGGCCAAGGCGGATCTGGCAGTTCCGTGCTATGAACAGTTCCTTTCGGAAATCAGCCGGCAGGGGCTCAAAGGCGTGCAGCATGGAGAGTTTGGTGCCGACATGCAGATCCGGCTGCTCAATGACGGGCCGGTGACCATTGTGATCGATACCGACGAGTGGAAAAAATAG
- the hemZ gene encoding coproporphyrinogen dehydrogenase HemZ: protein MQIVLRGAAAGYEAEHTARIFFPGAEKVTQIPESGDFVLAVSHEKTDFVLLRLGEALSWRSALRAEDGDAEYTLCTLLFELLREKTGQNPPWGMMTGVRPVRIIHDLRAMGATETEIEDRFLRHFACTPEKFTLARGIADLQRPVLAGADPMDCSVYAGIPFCPTRCSYCSFVSRTVGDKATRALVQPYVDKLCEELTAIRQTADRCGLHIRTFYIGGGTPTSLSAAQLEQLMGHIARTFDLSTLDEYTVEAGRPDCTNAEKLRIIKQYGATRISINPQTFSDEVLRNIGRRHTAQDIIDCFAAARAAGHQNINMDLIAGLPGDTVEGFTHSLEQAIALDPENITVHTLTLKRASNLVVEHRAADYDDVAAMLARCDRLQQAGYRPYYLYRQKGTLQNLENIGWAKPGKECLYNIYIMEEIHTILSAGAGGSTKLVIPGKRHGKIERIFNFKYPTEYIDRFAEILARKQGVEDFYERCTTQTICQP, encoded by the coding sequence ATGCAGATCGTTTTGCGCGGCGCAGCGGCGGGATATGAAGCGGAGCATACCGCCCGCATCTTTTTCCCCGGCGCTGAAAAGGTTACACAGATTCCGGAAAGTGGAGATTTTGTGCTGGCCGTCAGTCATGAAAAAACCGATTTTGTGCTGCTTCGCCTGGGGGAGGCACTTAGCTGGCGCAGCGCGTTGCGCGCTGAGGACGGCGATGCGGAATATACCCTTTGTACGCTTTTGTTTGAGCTGCTGCGGGAAAAGACCGGCCAGAATCCGCCTTGGGGGATGATGACCGGTGTGCGTCCCGTTCGCATCATCCATGATCTGCGGGCAATGGGAGCCACAGAAACCGAAATTGAGGACCGCTTCCTGCGGCATTTTGCCTGTACACCGGAGAAATTTACGCTGGCCCGGGGCATTGCTGATCTGCAGCGGCCTGTGCTGGCAGGAGCCGATCCCATGGACTGCAGCGTCTATGCGGGAATCCCGTTCTGCCCGACCCGCTGCAGCTATTGCAGCTTTGTCTCCCGCACCGTGGGAGACAAGGCAACCCGGGCACTGGTGCAGCCTTACGTGGATAAACTCTGTGAGGAACTGACGGCCATCCGGCAGACTGCCGACCGGTGCGGTTTACATATCCGTACTTTCTATATCGGCGGCGGTACACCCACGAGTCTCTCGGCTGCACAGCTGGAACAACTGATGGGGCATATTGCCCGGACCTTTGACCTTTCCACACTGGATGAATACACGGTGGAGGCGGGCCGGCCTGATTGTACGAATGCTGAAAAACTGCGCATCATCAAACAGTATGGTGCCACCCGCATCTCCATCAACCCGCAGACCTTTTCTGATGAGGTGCTTCGGAATATCGGCCGGCGCCATACCGCGCAGGACATTATAGACTGCTTTGCGGCAGCTCGTGCGGCGGGGCATCAGAACATCAATATGGATCTGATCGCCGGTCTGCCCGGTGATACGGTGGAGGGGTTCACGCATAGTCTGGAGCAGGCCATCGCGCTGGATCCGGAAAATATCACAGTGCATACTTTGACCCTGAAGCGTGCCTCCAACCTGGTGGTGGAACACCGCGCCGCAGATTACGATGATGTGGCGGCTATGCTGGCCCGCTGCGATCGTCTGCAGCAGGCCGGATACCGTCCATACTATCTCTACCGGCAGAAGGGGACGCTGCAGAATCTGGAAAATATCGGCTGGGCCAAACCCGGCAAGGAGTGCCTGTATAATATCTATATCATGGAGGAAATTCACACCATCCTCTCGGCAGGGGCAGGCGGCTCCACAAAGCTCGTGATTCCCGGCAAACGCCATGGAAAGATCGAACGCATCTTCAATTTCAAATATCCCACGGAATACATCGACCGCTTTGCGGAGATTTTGGCCCGCAAGCAGGGGGTGGAGGATTTCTATGAACGTTGCACAACGCAAACGATTTGTCAGCCGTGA
- the recJ gene encoding single-stranded-DNA-specific exonuclease RecJ gives MKYPAWQIRTAEPGAEDTLAAAGCGVLLRRVLAARGIRDTETARQMLEPAADLSDPFLLRDMDKAVARIGQAIEAEEPIVIYGDYDVDGISATALLYECLSSQGAHVRCKLPTRGSGYGLTRPALEALAQKGFTLVVTVDNGISAVEEAACAKELGLDLVITDHHLPGDVLPEAVAVVDPKRADDESPFKNLCGAGVAFKLCAALEGCNPAELLEMYGEFVALGTVADVMPLVGENRVLVREGLALLQDTMRPGLHALLESGGYAGKPVTTDTVSYGLAPRLNAAGRMDNASVALKLLLCGDEEQATGIAARLAEINTERQQTEQAVFASACGVLEADPARLRDRVLVVAGEDWHPGVIGIVAARLMERYSRPVIVISLHDGEGRGSGRAPDSFDLHSALAACAENLTRFGGHAAAAGIEIEEEKLPVFRQAINEWAARHAARPAPAMLQLDAVVKLEELTLENVRDLTRLAPFGRENPTPVLLVRDAVIDGVWAMGAEGRHTRVRLRQGNHTMFASLFGVTPQKFAYPVGTAVEAALEVSIFTGRSGPMVSAHLKGIRPANLSNTPSEQAAWFEAFCAGAELEPVRAEVLLPDRSDTVMLYKRIRGGQVFAEDLQPTFAAQGAENTGKTLASLMALRELGLIEEQDGRWLPVPVSGKQDLASAPVLRKLAQAAQR, from the coding sequence ATGAAATATCCCGCCTGGCAGATCAGAACTGCAGAACCGGGAGCGGAGGATACCCTGGCCGCCGCCGGATGCGGTGTGCTTCTGCGCCGAGTGCTGGCGGCACGTGGTATCCGCGATACGGAGACCGCACGTCAGATGCTGGAACCTGCGGCAGATCTCTCGGACCCGTTCCTGCTCCGCGACATGGATAAGGCGGTGGCGCGCATTGGTCAGGCCATTGAGGCGGAGGAGCCCATTGTTATCTACGGCGACTACGATGTGGATGGCATTTCCGCCACAGCTCTTCTTTATGAGTGCCTGTCCAGCCAGGGGGCTCATGTGCGCTGCAAACTGCCCACCCGGGGCAGCGGTTACGGGCTGACCCGTCCGGCACTGGAGGCACTGGCCCAAAAAGGGTTTACGCTGGTGGTCACGGTGGATAATGGTATTTCGGCGGTGGAAGAAGCTGCCTGTGCCAAGGAGCTGGGACTGGATTTGGTCATCACCGACCATCATTTGCCCGGCGATGTGCTGCCGGAAGCGGTGGCAGTGGTGGACCCCAAACGTGCCGATGATGAAAGCCCCTTCAAGAACCTTTGCGGTGCGGGGGTGGCGTTCAAGCTATGTGCGGCGCTGGAGGGCTGCAATCCGGCAGAGCTGCTGGAAATGTACGGTGAGTTTGTGGCGCTGGGCACGGTGGCGGATGTGATGCCGCTGGTGGGAGAAAACCGCGTGCTAGTTCGCGAAGGGTTGGCCCTCTTGCAGGATACCATGCGGCCCGGTCTGCATGCATTGCTGGAAAGCGGTGGCTATGCGGGCAAGCCGGTCACAACGGATACCGTCAGCTATGGTCTGGCGCCGCGACTGAATGCGGCGGGCCGGATGGACAATGCTTCTGTGGCGTTGAAATTGCTGCTGTGCGGGGATGAAGAACAGGCTACCGGCATTGCGGCGCGTCTGGCGGAGATCAATACCGAACGACAGCAGACAGAACAGGCAGTTTTTGCATCCGCCTGCGGTGTATTGGAGGCGGATCCCGCCAGGCTGCGGGACCGGGTTCTGGTGGTGGCGGGAGAGGATTGGCACCCTGGTGTCATTGGAATCGTAGCCGCCCGCCTGATGGAACGGTACAGCCGCCCGGTCATCGTTATCTCGCTCCATGACGGAGAGGGACGGGGCAGTGGCCGGGCACCGGATTCCTTCGATCTGCACAGCGCGCTGGCCGCCTGTGCAGAGAATCTGACGCGTTTCGGCGGTCATGCGGCAGCAGCCGGCATTGAGATCGAAGAGGAAAAGCTCCCGGTTTTCCGCCAGGCCATCAATGAATGGGCCGCCCGGCATGCGGCCCGCCCGGCACCCGCCATGTTGCAGCTGGACGCCGTTGTCAAACTGGAAGAACTGACGCTGGAAAATGTGCGTGATCTTACCAGACTGGCACCTTTCGGGCGGGAAAATCCCACCCCGGTACTGCTGGTCCGGGATGCTGTGATTGACGGTGTGTGGGCGATGGGCGCCGAGGGACGCCACACCCGCGTACGTCTGCGGCAGGGCAATCACACCATGTTTGCCTCGCTGTTCGGCGTGACGCCCCAGAAGTTCGCCTATCCGGTGGGTACTGCCGTGGAGGCGGCTCTGGAGGTTTCCATCTTTACGGGACGCAGCGGACCGATGGTATCCGCGCATCTGAAAGGAATACGCCCGGCTAATCTGAGCAATACACCCAGTGAACAGGCTGCCTGGTTTGAGGCCTTCTGCGCGGGGGCTGAACTGGAGCCGGTACGTGCGGAAGTGCTTTTGCCGGATCGCAGCGATACCGTGATGTTATATAAGCGCATCCGGGGCGGACAGGTCTTTGCAGAGGATCTGCAGCCGACCTTTGCCGCCCAGGGGGCGGAGAATACCGGTAAAACGCTGGCAAGCCTGATGGCGTTGCGGGAATTGGGGCTGATCGAAGAGCAGGATGGCCGCTGGCTGCCCGTTCCGGTCAGCGGAAAGCAGGATCTGGCCTCGGCGCCGGTACTGCGGAAACTGGCCCAGGCCGCGCAGCGATAA
- a CDS encoding RelA/SpoT family protein — protein sequence MGNTEATKEVKAAEELKMPITYDDLKKNMVDSGRPYDFEMIDRAYALAAQAHGGQRRRSGEPYICHPLSVAQILVELGMDSESIAAALMHDVAEDTPVTVAEIKQKFGPEVALLVDGVTKLTQIKFSNVEDRQAENLRKMLLAMSQDVRVMIIKLCDRLHNMRTGDAWPEQKRRDKALETMEVYAPIAHRLGISNIKEELEDRSLHYLDPIGYETIRDLLNKHGDEFLHKVCHTIARHLAENGIPKATIRHRVKSIYGIYRKMYMQNKDFEEIYDIYAVRIILENVPECYTALGLIHDMYHPLPNRFKDYISTPKPNGYQSLHTTVIGREAIPFEVQIRTWDMDRMAEYGIAAHWKYKAGITGSSNDKLDERLAWVRQLLESQRSSADATDLLSDIKSDLLPEEVFAFTPRGDVINLPAGATVIDFAYAIHSAVGNRMIGAKVNNRIVSIDHKVQTGEIIEILTGPENRGPSRDWLNIVKTSEAKNKIRNWFKKERREENIEEGRNALERELRRNMIVLTDEQRTPFMENLARRNHCNTVDEMYGAIGYGGLQLSRMLSKIKEEYAKLKETEPKPITVELKHVHSSDGVVVEGIDNCPIKFAKCCSPLPGDDIIGFVTRGFGVSIHKRDCANVRESMRHPENADRWVRAYWADDAKENYKASLELTCMDRANLVSDIALALGDMRVPIYSLMARAAEQGRARMSVTVGITNTEHLNSVVARLKKVKDVISVIRS from the coding sequence ATGGGGAACACCGAAGCAACGAAAGAAGTCAAAGCGGCAGAGGAATTGAAGATGCCCATCACCTACGATGATCTGAAAAAGAACATGGTTGACAGCGGGCGCCCCTATGATTTTGAGATGATTGACCGTGCCTACGCGCTGGCCGCGCAGGCGCACGGCGGGCAGCGGCGCCGCAGCGGCGAACCATATATCTGCCACCCGCTTTCCGTTGCGCAGATCCTGGTGGAACTGGGTATGGACAGCGAGAGCATTGCGGCGGCCCTTATGCATGATGTAGCGGAGGATACCCCCGTAACGGTGGCGGAAATCAAGCAGAAATTCGGCCCCGAAGTGGCCCTGCTGGTGGATGGCGTCACCAAACTGACCCAGATCAAGTTCTCCAATGTGGAGGATCGTCAGGCGGAAAACCTGCGCAAGATGTTGCTGGCGATGAGCCAGGACGTCCGTGTCATGATCATCAAACTGTGCGACCGCCTGCACAATATGCGTACGGGGGATGCCTGGCCGGAACAGAAACGTCGGGACAAGGCTCTGGAAACGATGGAAGTCTATGCTCCCATTGCGCATCGTCTGGGAATCTCCAACATCAAGGAGGAACTGGAAGACCGCAGCCTGCATTATCTGGATCCCATCGGATACGAGACCATCCGTGACCTGCTGAACAAACACGGCGATGAATTCCTGCATAAAGTCTGCCATACCATTGCCCGTCATCTGGCGGAAAACGGCATTCCCAAGGCAACCATCCGGCATCGTGTCAAGAGCATCTACGGCATTTACCGCAAGATGTATATGCAGAATAAGGACTTTGAGGAAATCTACGACATCTATGCGGTGCGCATCATTCTGGAAAACGTCCCTGAATGCTATACGGCACTGGGCCTGATCCATGATATGTACCATCCGCTGCCCAATCGGTTCAAGGATTATATTTCCACGCCGAAACCCAATGGCTACCAAAGCCTGCATACCACGGTCATTGGTCGGGAGGCCATTCCGTTTGAGGTGCAGATCCGTACCTGGGATATGGACCGCATGGCGGAGTACGGCATTGCTGCCCACTGGAAATACAAGGCCGGTATTACCGGCAGTTCCAACGACAAGCTCGATGAGCGTCTGGCCTGGGTACGACAGCTGTTGGAAAGTCAGCGCTCCAGTGCCGATGCCACCGACCTGCTCAGTGATATCAAAAGCGATCTTCTGCCGGAGGAGGTTTTCGCCTTCACTCCGCGGGGCGATGTGATCAATCTGCCGGCAGGGGCCACAGTCATTGATTTTGCCTATGCTATCCATTCGGCGGTAGGCAACCGGATGATCGGTGCCAAGGTGAACAACCGTATTGTGTCCATCGACCACAAGGTGCAGACCGGCGAAATTATTGAGATTCTCACCGGACCGGAAAACCGTGGCCCCAGCCGTGACTGGCTCAATATTGTCAAAACCAGTGAGGCAAAAAACAAGATCCGCAACTGGTTCAAGAAGGAGCGCCGGGAAGAGAATATCGAGGAAGGCCGCAACGCTCTGGAGCGGGAGCTGCGGCGCAATATGATCGTGCTTACCGACGAACAGCGCACGCCGTTCATGGAGAATCTGGCCCGGCGGAACCACTGCAATACGGTGGATGAAATGTACGGAGCCATCGGTTACGGAGGCCTGCAGCTCTCGCGGATGCTTTCCAAGATCAAGGAAGAATACGCCAAGCTCAAGGAAACTGAGCCGAAACCCATCACGGTGGAGCTTAAGCACGTCCATTCCTCCGACGGCGTTGTGGTGGAGGGCATCGACAACTGCCCCATCAAGTTTGCCAAGTGCTGCTCGCCGCTGCCCGGGGATGACATCATCGGTTTTGTCACCCGCGGTTTTGGCGTGTCCATTCATAAACGGGACTGCGCCAATGTGCGGGAGAGTATGCGCCACCCCGAAAATGCCGACCGCTGGGTTCGCGCCTACTGGGCGGATGATGCCAAGGAAAACTACAAGGCATCGCTGGAACTTACCTGTATGGATCGTGCCAACCTGGTCTCCGATATCGCGCTGGCACTGGGCGACATGCGGGTGCCGATCTATTCCCTGATGGCCCGCGCGGCGGAGCAGGGCCGTGCCCGCATGAGCGTCACGGTGGGCATTACCAATACCGAACATCTGAACAGCGTGGTGGCGCGTCTGAAAAAGGTCAAGGACGTCATCAGCGTCATCCGCAGCTGA
- a CDS encoding CdaR family protein, translated as MQKPNNAAPQASAGRTSPWNHPAFSVLLALLCGIIAWMVVTISIDPQSSYTVQDVPINYANSASTYTSQGLDIVEKPDIETVDVRVSGNSTIIGNIQNSDIMVYPSYAGVSGPGKVTLRLQAKLVNTTDFPGDIECTVENPKTIDVVFDEVSEKTLPVTVDASGISVADGYMLNKTAAVPAEVTLRGPTSELDQISSVVATVSSETNLSDTTTVPSTLEFRDENGLAFTPQYTTMDSETANVTLTVYQVRELPLAVDFIGTPTNFDASSLKYSLSQNTLRVAGPARTVSALEELTVTDFDLAQEFEMGRDYQRLVELPSGIVSLDGVTSVTLSFDTEDMDSKALNISNIKAINVPSNYELEILSSIVSGVTLYGPADEIAALSADSVVAQIDCQSVNLTVGQQSIPVTIQIPSSTRIFATGSYTVQCEVVAK; from the coding sequence ATGCAAAAGCCGAATAACGCTGCGCCGCAAGCGTCTGCGGGGCGTACCTCCCCCTGGAATCATCCGGCGTTTTCCGTGCTTCTGGCGCTGTTGTGCGGCATCATCGCCTGGATGGTTGTAACCATCAGCATTGATCCTCAAAGCAGCTATACCGTACAGGATGTTCCCATCAATTATGCAAACTCTGCCTCTACCTATACTTCGCAGGGCCTGGATATCGTGGAAAAACCGGATATTGAAACGGTGGACGTGCGGGTAAGCGGCAACAGCACGATCATCGGCAACATCCAGAACTCTGATATCATGGTATATCCCAGCTACGCCGGTGTGAGCGGTCCCGGCAAAGTGACGCTCCGCCTGCAGGCGAAGCTGGTGAACACGACGGATTTCCCGGGTGATATTGAATGCACCGTGGAAAATCCCAAGACCATCGATGTGGTTTTTGATGAAGTCAGCGAAAAGACGCTGCCGGTTACGGTGGACGCATCGGGCATTTCGGTGGCAGATGGATATATGCTCAACAAGACGGCGGCAGTCCCGGCGGAAGTCACGCTGCGCGGTCCCACTAGTGAATTGGATCAGATCTCGTCGGTGGTGGCAACGGTGAGCAGTGAAACGAATCTGTCCGATACCACAACGGTACCGTCCACACTGGAATTCCGCGACGAGAACGGTCTGGCTTTCACGCCGCAGTATACCACAATGGACAGTGAGACGGCCAATGTAACGCTGACTGTGTATCAGGTACGTGAATTGCCGTTGGCGGTGGACTTCATTGGAACGCCCACCAATTTCGACGCCAGCAGCCTGAAATACTCGCTGAGTCAGAATACCCTGCGGGTGGCGGGGCCGGCACGTACTGTAAGCGCTCTGGAAGAACTAACGGTTACGGATTTTGACCTTGCCCAGGAATTTGAAATGGGACGGGATTATCAGCGACTGGTGGAATTGCCTTCGGGCATTGTGTCGCTGGATGGCGTTACCAGTGTGACGCTGAGCTTTGATACCGAAGATATGGACTCCAAAGCGCTGAATATCTCCAACATCAAGGCCATCAACGTACCCAGCAATTATGAACTGGAGATTTTGTCCAGCATTGTATCCGGTGTGACGCTGTACGGCCCGGCGGATGAGATTGCCGCTCTCTCGGCAGACAGTGTTGTGGCGCAGATCGATTGCCAGAGTGTGAATCTTACGGTGGGCCAGCAGAGCATTCCTGTCACCATCCAGATTCCGTCCTCGACCCGAATTTTCGCCACCGGCAGTTATACTGTCCAGTGCGAGGTCGTTGCCAAATAA
- the cdaA gene encoding diadenylate cyclase CdaA, producing MLQNQWISTIASTLRAFDPISDTLDILIISFAFYQLIQFARKSRAGQLVKGILLIVVFYGLAYMLNLRTVTWVLNNVLTIGFTAAVVIFQPELRRTLERMGQTTVWAGRLFGNRRADPSLRGVWQSAVVAICDAAEQLSDTRTGALMVLERNNNLEEIIRTGTPMHADVIPEMLGTIFYEGTPLHDGAVVIRDGVIVAAGCVLPLSNNLEMGKDMGTRHRAGLGMSENSDAIVVIVSEETGIISMAKNGVLIRRLDRQNLFNLLQEEIVPPEETTETRVPTLKNLLRKGGAKSHAKAE from the coding sequence ATGCTGCAAAACCAGTGGATTTCTACCATCGCAAGTACTTTGCGTGCCTTTGATCCGATATCCGATACGCTGGATATCCTGATCATTTCCTTTGCTTTTTATCAGCTGATTCAGTTTGCACGCAAATCCCGTGCCGGCCAGCTGGTCAAAGGCATTCTGCTCATCGTGGTGTTCTACGGATTGGCGTATATGCTCAATCTGCGTACCGTGACCTGGGTACTCAACAACGTGCTCACCATTGGCTTTACAGCGGCTGTGGTGATTTTTCAGCCGGAACTGCGCCGAACCCTGGAGCGTATGGGTCAAACCACTGTCTGGGCGGGGCGCCTGTTCGGCAACCGTCGGGCGGACCCTTCGCTGCGCGGTGTCTGGCAAAGCGCGGTGGTCGCCATCTGCGACGCCGCGGAACAGCTTTCCGACACCCGCACCGGTGCGCTGATGGTCCTTGAACGCAACAACAACCTGGAGGAAATCATCCGTACAGGCACCCCGATGCATGCCGACGTGATTCCTGAAATGCTGGGCACGATCTTTTATGAGGGAACGCCGCTGCATGATGGCGCAGTGGTCATACGGGATGGTGTAATCGTGGCGGCCGGTTGTGTGCTGCCGCTGTCCAACAACCTGGAAATGGGCAAAGATATGGGCACCCGCCACCGTGCGGGCCTCGGTATGAGCGAAAATTCCGATGCAATCGTGGTGATTGTCAGTGAAGAGACGGGCATCATCTCGATGGCCAAGAACGGCGTTTTGATCCGCCGTCTGGATCGCCAGAACCTTTTCAACCTGCTGCAGGAGGAAATCGTTCCGCCGGAGGAAACCACCGAAACACGGGTGCCTACGCTGAAGAATCTGCTGCGCAAAGGAGGCGCAAAGAGCCATGCAAAAGCCGAATAA
- a CDS encoding NAD(P)/FAD-dependent oxidoreductase, with product MLLVRNIRLPLSCPDPDAEATAQALQILRLPPARAVQTGVSKLSVDARHGKPVLVYTIAVTLNDEGEESALAGASPCVCFTRPPRFDFPVGGTPLAHRPVVVGLGPAGLFAALLLARSGYRPLVLERGPDLTRRVEAVERFEKTGELDPNANIQFGEGGAGTFSDGKLTTRVGDPLCAFVTQAFLAHGAPADIAWRQKPHVGTDLLRGIIRSIRGEIESLGGEIHFDTALTGLKRRGGLLTGIETTAGDFPCDSMILAVGHSARDTFAMLHRAALPLECKPFSVGFRAEHLQSEIEKSLYHAAAGHPSLPRGEYQLSQHVRGGRCVYTFCMCPGGTVCAAASEEGGVVTNGMSLHARDGRNANAAVVVSVDGRDFDEDPAKAVAFQRRLEQAAFRAGGGAYQAPAETVGSFLQGRGHLELDRVQPTYPRGVTPADLGALLPDELAGSLREGLTAFGRKLAAYRAPDAVLTGLETRTSSPVRLLRDGETLECTTLEGLYPCGEGAGYAGGIMTAAVDGVRCAAALMRHHAPADL from the coding sequence ATGCTTCTGGTCCGCAATATTCGCCTGCCGCTGTCCTGCCCCGACCCCGATGCCGAGGCGACAGCGCAGGCCCTGCAGATCCTGCGTCTGCCGCCCGCCCGGGCGGTGCAGACCGGGGTGTCAAAACTTTCGGTGGACGCCCGGCACGGTAAGCCCGTGCTGGTGTACACCATCGCAGTCACGCTCAACGACGAGGGTGAGGAATCGGCTTTGGCCGGGGCCTCGCCCTGTGTCTGTTTCACCCGTCCCCCCCGGTTTGACTTCCCGGTGGGGGGAACACCTTTGGCGCATCGCCCGGTGGTGGTGGGACTTGGCCCCGCAGGACTTTTCGCAGCGCTGCTGCTGGCGCGTTCCGGATATCGGCCGCTGGTCCTGGAACGGGGGCCTGACCTGACACGGCGTGTGGAAGCGGTTGAACGGTTCGAAAAGACCGGTGAGCTGGATCCCAACGCCAATATCCAGTTTGGCGAGGGGGGCGCAGGTACCTTCTCGGACGGGAAGCTGACGACCCGGGTGGGAGATCCGTTGTGTGCGTTTGTGACCCAGGCATTTCTTGCGCACGGAGCCCCGGCGGATATTGCCTGGCGGCAGAAACCCCATGTGGGAACAGATCTGCTGCGCGGTATCATCCGCAGCATCCGCGGCGAGATCGAATCGCTGGGCGGGGAGATCCATTTTGACACGGCCCTTACCGGCTTGAAGCGCCGCGGAGGGCTGCTGACGGGCATCGAGACGACTGCCGGAGACTTCCCCTGCGATAGTATGATCCTGGCGGTGGGGCATAGTGCGCGGGATACTTTCGCCATGCTCCATCGTGCAGCGCTGCCGCTGGAATGCAAGCCCTTTTCGGTGGGATTCCGCGCGGAGCATCTGCAGTCTGAAATTGAAAAAAGCCTCTACCATGCGGCGGCAGGACATCCGTCGCTGCCGCGGGGGGAATACCAGCTCAGTCAGCATGTGCGTGGCGGACGCTGCGTTTATACTTTCTGCATGTGTCCGGGTGGTACCGTCTGTGCAGCGGCCAGTGAGGAAGGCGGCGTCGTGACCAATGGCATGAGTCTGCATGCCCGGGACGGCCGCAATGCCAACGCGGCGGTGGTTGTCAGCGTGGATGGCCGGGATTTTGATGAAGATCCGGCCAAGGCGGTCGCTTTTCAGCGGCGTCTTGAACAGGCTGCTTTTCGCGCCGGGGGCGGGGCCTATCAGGCTCCCGCCGAGACTGTGGGCAGCTTCCTGCAGGGGCGCGGACACCTGGAACTGGACCGTGTACAGCCCACCTATCCGCGAGGGGTCACACCGGCAGATCTGGGGGCGTTGCTGCCGGATGAACTTGCCGGCTCGTTGCGGGAGGGTCTTACGGCGTTTGGCCGTAAGCTCGCTGCTTACCGGGCACCGGATGCCGTTCTGACGGGGTTGGAGACCCGCACCAGCAGCCCGGTGCGATTGCTGCGGGATGGAGAAACCCTGGAGTGTACCACACTGGAAGGACTGTATCCCTGCGGTGAGGGGGCCGGCTATGCAGGTGGTATCATGACTGCCGCCGTGGACGGTGTGCGCTGCGCGGCAGCCCTCATGCGGCATCATGCGCCGGCAGACCTTTGA
- a CDS encoding MBL fold metallo-hydrolase, producing the protein MKIQHIHGLAPLYTNTFLIITDAKHSILVDPAAAPQTYLDALEKENAQLTHILLTHGHYDHVGAVAALRKATGCKVYMDPVDAAGSQMLPLTKDLVDENWPADDTLRIDELMFTIYHTPGHTPGSVCLLCGQVMFSGDTLFAGSCGRTDLPGGSMQQMQRSLSMLAALPLAEDVKVLPGHEAFSTMGQERRSNPYLNGMWF; encoded by the coding sequence ATGAAGATCCAGCATATTCACGGGCTTGCCCCGCTGTATACCAATACCTTTCTGATCATCACCGACGCAAAGCACAGCATTCTGGTGGACCCGGCAGCAGCTCCCCAGACCTACCTGGACGCCCTGGAGAAGGAGAACGCACAGCTTACCCATATTTTGCTCACGCACGGGCACTACGACCATGTGGGGGCTGTGGCGGCACTGCGCAAGGCCACCGGCTGCAAGGTGTATATGGATCCGGTGGACGCCGCGGGCAGCCAGATGCTGCCGCTGACCAAAGATCTTGTAGATGAAAACTGGCCTGCCGATGACACCTTGCGTATTGACGAACTGATGTTCACAATCTATCATACGCCGGGCCATACCCCCGGCAGTGTCTGCCTGCTCTGCGGGCAGGTGATGTTCAGCGGTGATACGCTTTTTGCCGGCTCCTGCGGCCGCACCGATCTGCCGGGCGGCAGCATGCAGCAGATGCAGAGAAGTCTTTCCATGCTGGCAGCCCTGCCTCTGGCGGAGGATGTGAAAGTCCTGCCTGGTCATGAGGCGTTCTCGACGATGGGGCAGGAACGCCGCTCCAACCCGTACCTGAACGGTATGTGGTTCTGA